Below is a window of Thermodesulfomicrobium sp. WS DNA.
CTCTTCGAAACTGCGCGCGCCTTCGAGGACTGCGTGCTCGATATCCTCTTCGGTGACGTTCAGGCAGTGGCAGACTACGCGCGGCCCCAAAGCCTGGATGCGGTCTTCCATACCATGACGGCGGTAGTAGTCGTCAATGGCGGCGCGCAGGGCCTTGTCGCCCAGCACCGAGCAATGGACTTTATTGTCCGGAAGCCCTCCCAGGGCAGCAAGGATGTCTTTGGAGGTGATGCGGGCGGCGGCGTCCAGGGTCATGCCGCGCACCATTTCCGAGAGCATGGAGGTGCTGGCGATGGCGCTGGCGCAGCCGTAGGTCTGCCATTTGCAGTCCGTGATGGTGAGGGTCTCGGGATCCACCTTGAGGTACACGACCATCTCATCGCCGCACTTGACGTTACCGGTGCGGCCTACGGCGTCGAAATCCTCGGGGTTTTCGTCGCGCAGCACGTTGCGGGGATTGAGAAAATGGTCGCGGACGGTGTCGGAATATACCCACTGGGTCATGACTTCCTCCGGTAGGCGCTGGAGATGGCGCGCAGGTTGGCGATGATGGGGGGCAGTTCCCGCAGCATGGTGTCGATGTGCTCTTCCGTGGTCTCCCGACCAAGGGAAATGCGGATGGAACCGTGGGCGTACTCCACGGGTACGCCCAGGGCCATGATCACATGGGAAGGATCCAGGGATCCGGACGCACAGGCCGAACCGGTGGAGACCGCGATGCCCACGGCGTCCAGATAGAGGAGGATGGCCTCGCCTTCCACCCCCATGAAGGAGACGTTGAGGGTGCTCGGCAGGGTGTGCTCGGGATGGCCATTGAAGGTGACATCTGGGATGGTACCTTCGATGCCCTGGCGCAGGCGGTCCCGCAGGGCCGCAAGGCGGGGGGCCTCGGTGTCCATTTCCGCCAGGCGCATGCGCGCCGCCTCGCCCATGGCCGCAATACCGATGGTGTTTTCTGTGCCCGCACGCCGGCCGGCCTCTTGGTGGCCGCCTAAGATGAGCGGGCACAGGGGCGTGCCGCGGCGCGCCACCAAGGCGCCCACGCCCTTGGGGCCGTAGATCTTGTGGGCGGAGAGCGTGAGGAAATCCACGTCCCAGGCGCGCACATCCACGGGGATCTTGCCGGCGGCCTGTACGGCGTCGGTGTGGAACAGGGCGCCGGCCTCATGGGCGATGCGCGCAGCTTCCGGGATGTCCTGGATGGTGCCGGTCTCGTTGTTGGCGGTCATGATGGACACGAGCCCCACTTCCGGGGTGATGGCGGCACGCAGCTCGTCCAAGTCGATGCGGCCGGAGCGGTCCACCCCGAGGATGGTGACCGGGTGCCCCAGACGGCGCAGGTATTTGGCCGTCTCCAGGACGCACGGGTGCTCGATGGCCGTGGTCACCAGCCCTTTGCGCGTGCCCAGATCGCAGCGGCAGGCGGTCTTGGTGCAGCGCACCAGTGAGAGTACGGTGTTGTTGGCTTCCGAGCCGCTGCCGGTGAACACCACTTCCGCAGGGTCGGCGTGCACCAGGGCCGCTACCTGGGCGCGGGCGGCCTCCACGCGGGCACGGGCCTCACGGCCGAAGGCGTGGAGACTCGATGGGTTCCCAAAGACATCCAGCATCTCCACCATCACCCGTTTGACCTCCGGGTGGAGGGGGGTGGTGGCATTGTGGTCGAGATAGATAGGCTGGGGCATAATGACTCCTTATGCGCGGTATTCCCCACCAGGGACACGCATGCTTCTTTGCGCATTGTCCGGGTGATTGTCTACCGATCGTGATGTTTTTGGGGATACCTATGCTCCACGCGGACGTCCCGTCCTTTCCCATGCCTTGTGTTC
It encodes the following:
- a CDS encoding iron-sulfur cluster assembly scaffold protein yields the protein MTQWVYSDTVRDHFLNPRNVLRDENPEDFDAVGRTGNVKCGDEMVVYLKVDPETLTITDCKWQTYGCASAIASTSMLSEMVRGMTLDAAARITSKDILAALGGLPDNKVHCSVLGDKALRAAIDDYYRRHGMEDRIQALGPRVVCHCLNVTEEDIEHAVLEGARSFEELQERTKIGTGCGECQEEAQRVLSSFIEKHFGL
- a CDS encoding cysteine desulfurase family protein; translated protein: MPQPIYLDHNATTPLHPEVKRVMVEMLDVFGNPSSLHAFGREARARVEAARAQVAALVHADPAEVVFTGSGSEANNTVLSLVRCTKTACRCDLGTRKGLVTTAIEHPCVLETAKYLRRLGHPVTILGVDRSGRIDLDELRAAITPEVGLVSIMTANNETGTIQDIPEAARIAHEAGALFHTDAVQAAGKIPVDVRAWDVDFLTLSAHKIYGPKGVGALVARRGTPLCPLILGGHQEAGRRAGTENTIGIAAMGEAARMRLAEMDTEAPRLAALRDRLRQGIEGTIPDVTFNGHPEHTLPSTLNVSFMGVEGEAILLYLDAVGIAVSTGSACASGSLDPSHVIMALGVPVEYAHGSIRISLGRETTEEHIDTMLRELPPIIANLRAISSAYRRKS